The following are from one region of the Vicugna pacos chromosome 9, VicPac4, whole genome shotgun sequence genome:
- the CMTM3 gene encoding CKLF-like MARVEL transmembrane domain-containing protein 3, whose product MWPPNPEPASDPEPARHSEPRAALPGLRALLPARAFLCSLKGRLLLAETGLSFITFICYVASSASAFLMAPLLEFLLALYFLFADAMQLNDKWQGLFWPMMDFLRCVTAALIYFAISITAVAKYSDGASKAAGVFGFFATIVFAIDFYLIFNDMAKFLKQGDSADETAADKAEEENSNSDSD is encoded by the exons ATGTGGCCCCCAAACCCGGAGCCGGCCTCGGACCCCGAGCCCGCCCGCCACTCCGAGCCCCGCGCGGCCCTCCCGGGGCTCCGCGCCCTCCTGCCGGCGCGCGCCTTCCTCTGCTCGCTCAAAGGCCGCCTCCTGCTGGCGGAGACG GGTCTCTCGTTCATCACCTTCATCTGCTATGTGGCATCCTCAGCATCTGCCTTCCTCATGGCGCCCCTGCTGGAGTTCCTGCTGGCCCTCTACTTCCTCTTTGCTGATGCCATGCAGCTGAATGACAAGTGGCAGGGCTTGTTCTGGCCCATGATG GACTTCCTACGCTGTGTCACAGCGGCCCTCATCTACTTCGCCATCTCCATCACAGCTGTCGCCAAATACTCGGATGGGGCTTCCAAAGCAGCTGGG GTGTTTGGCTTCTTTGCCACCATTGTGTTTGCAATTGACTTCTACCTGATCTTTAATGACATGGCCAAATTCCTCAAACAAGGAGACTCCGCAGACGAGACCGCAGCTGACAAGGCAGAAG AAGAGAATTCTAATTCTGACTCTGACTAA